In Panthera uncia isolate 11264 chromosome B4, Puncia_PCG_1.0, whole genome shotgun sequence, one genomic interval encodes:
- the IAPP gene encoding islet amyloid polypeptide → MCLLKLPVVLIVLLVALHHLKATPIESNQVEKRKCNTATCATQRLANFLIRSSNNLGAILSPTNVGSNTYGKRSTIDILNREPLNYLPF, encoded by the exons ATGTGCCTCCTGAAACTTCCAGTAGTTCTCATTGTGCTCTTGGTTGCACTACACCATCTGAAAGCTACCCCCATTGAAAG TAACCAAGTGGAAAAGCGGAAATGCAACACTGCCACATGTGCGACCCAACGCCTGGCAAATTTCTTAATTCGTTCCAGCAACAATCTTGGTGCCATTCTTTCTCCTACCAATGTGGGATCCAATACATATGGAAAGAGGAGCACAATTGATATTTTAAACAGGGAACCATTGAATTACTTACCCTTTTAG